A stretch of DNA from Halobacteriovorax sp. JY17:
AACCTAATCCAATATCATGCTTGTCTTTAAAAGCATCTTTGTACTTTGATCTAAGGGCCATTACATTAAACATATCAACTTCATTAAAAGTTGTAAGCATCGCTGTTTCATTCTTAGCTTCAGTTAGTCTCTTAGCAATAGTCTTTCTAAGACGAGTCATCTTCTCAACTCTCTTCTCACGACTTACTCCGCCAGAGAGAACCACTTGTTCAGGAGCACTTGCAGCAGGAGCGCTTGCTTTAGCCTGAGAAGCACTTGCACCCATGGCATCTGCTTTAGTAATTCTTCCATCTTTTCCACTTCCAGAAACAGAATTAGCAGCAACGCCTTTTTCATCTAATATTTTCTTAGCGGCTGGAGAAGGATAATTCTTATCTCCACCACTTGTCGCCGGAGCACTTACCTCAGCAGCAACCTTCTCCTCGTCGGGCTTCGCTTCCGCTTTAGGAGCGCCACCAGCAGGAGCACTTGCACTTGTATCAAGTGTAGCAATCACAGCACCAATCTCAAGCTCTGCACCTTCTTCAGCTGAGTCGGCGATAGTTAAAATCCCGCTAGACTCTGCAGGAAGTTCTACAGTTGCTTTGTCCGACTCGATTTCACAGAGGATCTCTCCCTCTTCAACGTAGTCTCCACTCTCTTTTACCCAAGCTGCTAATGTAACTTCAGTAATCGACTCTCCAATACTTGGAATTTTAATTTCAATGCTCATAATTCAACCTTTTATTTGGCAAATGCCTTATCTAAAATTTCTTGTTGTTCTTGATTATGTACCGCTGCATATCCTGTTGCAGGAGATGCTGCCGACTTTCTAGAAATACATGTGATGTCGCTAAAGAGATCTCTCCATCTTAGAAGGAAAGTCCACGCTCCCATATTCATTGGCTCTTCTTGAACCCACACTTGTTTAGCTCCCTTATACTTCGCGAGAACTTTAGAAAGTTGCTTATCAGGGAGTGGATAGAGTTGTTCTACTCTAACAATGGCCACATCCTTTCTCTTATCATCTTGTTGCTTATTTAATAGATCATAGTAAACTTTCCCAGAACATAAGAGAACTTTCTTTACGTCTTTCGCTTTTACATATGAATCATCAATAATTTCCTGAAGTCCACCTTTAGAGAAGTCTTCAACTGTTGAAACACATTGTGGGTGTCTAAGAAGTGACTTTGGAGTAAATACAATAAGTGGTTTTCTAAATTCCCACTTAAGCTGTCTTCTTAAGGCATGGAACATATTTGCAGGAGTTGTGAAGTTACAAACGACCATATTATTTTCTGCACACATTTGAAGGTATCTCTCTGGTCTACATGAAGAGTGCTCTGGACCAGAACCTTCATAGCCGTGAGGAAGAAGAAGAACAATATTACTCATTCTCTGCCACTTACTCTCGCCTGCTGAAATAAATTGATCCATCACAATTTGAGCGCCATTTGAGAAATCTCCAAATTGAGCTTCCCAAATATTTAGCGCCCTAGGTGTTGCCTGAGAATAACCATACTCATAGGCCAGAACTGCGTACTCAGAGAGAAGTGAATTATAAATATGAATCTTCCCCTGCCCTTCTTCTATATCAGCAAGTCCACAATGGGCCTTATTTGTTTTCACATCAAAAACTTTTGCATGTCTATGTGAGAAAGTTCCTCTGATAACATCTTGACCAGTGAATCTAATATTTGCATCTTCAGAAAGAAGAGTCCCATAAGCTAGGAGCTCGGCCAGTGCCCAATCAATCTTATTCTCTGCAAACATAATTCTTCTACTATCAAGAATTTTCTGCGCTTTCTTTAAAGTTTGAAAACCATCTGGTGTTGAGGCCACGGCCTTTAAAACCTTCTCTAATCTCTGAACAGGAACTTTAGTCTCCGGAGACTTGTCAAAGTCCTCAGTCTTGGCCCAACGAAGGTTCTTCCATTCTTTATGAGGTCCACTTGATTTCTTTGGAAGTGTATTTTGCTTAACATTATTAAGTCTATCTGCAAGAGTCGACTTAAACTTGTCCTGCATTTCTTTTGCAAGTTCTTTATTTAGAGAACCAGTTTCGATTAGTCTTTCTAAGTATAACTCACGCGGGTTCTTAACTTTAGAAATAAGTCCGTAGAGATGTGGCTGAGTATACTTAGGCTCATCCCCTTCATTGTGTCCATGCTTTCTATAACAAACCATATCGATGAAGATATCTTTATTAAACTTCTGTCTAAACTCAACAGCGAGTTCGCAGGCATAGACAACGTGCTCTGGATAATCTCCGTTAACATGAATAATTGGAATATCTAAAGTTTTAGCAACAGAAGTTGAGTAGTGCGATGAACGAGCATCTGTAAAATCAGTAGTAAAACCAATTTGATTATTAATAACAAAGTGAATTGTTCCACCAGATCTGTAACCTGGAAGCTCCGACATCTGAAGGGCCTCGTAGACAATTCCCTGTCCTGCTACGGCGGCATCACCGTGAATAACAACAGGAATAATTTTTGACTCGTCTTGATAAGCAATATCAATTTGAGCTCTACAATATCCATTAACAACAGGAGAAACTGTTTCTAAATGTGATGGATTTGGAAGAATTTTAAGTGTGACATCTTTTCCATTTTGAGCTTCTTTAACAGAAGTAAATCCCATGTGGTACTTAACATCTCCACTTCCGATCCCCTCTTGCTGCTCTAGAGAACTTCCTTCAAATTCAGAAAAAATATACTCGTAAGTTTTTCCAATAATATTTGCGAGAACATTTAATCTTCCTCTATGGGCCATTCCAAAAACAACTTCATTAGCACCAAGGTCACTTGCTCTATTAATAATTGCATCAAGCCCAGGAATTGTAGATTCTCCACCTTCCAGAGAAAATCTCTTTTGCCCGGTATACTTAGTTTGAAGAAAGTTTTCAAAGACATTAGCTTCATTTAGCTTCTGTAAGATTCTCTTCTTCTTTTCGATTTCATAATTCACTTCAAGTGAACCTACTTCGAATTTATTTCGAACCCATCTTCTCACTTCGGTGTCATTACTGTGCATATATTCAATGCCCATTTTTCCACAGTAGAGTTTTTCCATTTTATTGATGATATCTTTTAACTTACAAGGACCAAGCCCTACAAAGTCGCCACAGATAAATACTGTTTCTAGATCACCTGCATTTAGGTCATATTCAGATAAGCCAATCTGAGCATTACGATCTCTTCTCTTACGAATTGGATTCGTATCAGAAAGTAAGTGCCCTCTAGTTCTATAGGACTGAATTAATCTAAAGACATTAAACTCCTTTCTAAGTCTCGCCTCATCAAAGTCTCCGCCTCCGCCAGCGTTAGAGCCTGCCGCGAATTCGAAACCTTCAAAGAACTTCTTCCAAGAAATATCGACAGAATTACTGTCGAGCTTATAGTCGTCATAAAGTGAATCAATAAAAGAAATGTCTGAACTAGACAAGTGAGAGAAGTCAATTGGGTTTTTCATAATTAAAATCCGTTTTTTACCCGAGAATTTATATCGTATTTGATAATGTTAATATATTACTATGTTAGCAATTCGTGAAGAAACTTTTAAGCAAGGGCAATAACTGCGCCCCCTTATTTTCTTCAATATTTTCTATTGCACCAATGTTAGAGTAACACTTGAGTCTTTCACTTCAAGCTTTAAGCAATCGTCCTTCTGTTCAGGAGCCTTATCGCACTCCTCTTTCTTTTCACAGAACATACAATCCTCGCCCATTACATTACCAAGACCTCCACAAGATCCTTTGAGTTTTCTATTGCTAAAGATTACTCCTACGGCCATTCCTGCGATTGCTGCTAACATAACGACTAATGATACTAAAAACATCTTCATGGTTATTACCTACTTAAATAGTTTATTAAACTCAGTTGTCCCTTTTGCGACAAAGTTCTTCTGAGAATCCAGTTTATATACAAAGTATGCGGCTATTTTCAATTCTTCTGCAAGTTTAATACCTTTTTCAAAGCCTAGAGACATAAGAGCTGTAGCCCACGCATCAGCATCCATACAAGACTCCTTTGTTGCAACACTCACACTTGCAAGAGTATGTGCAACAGGTCTCCCCGTTTTAAAGTTTATAGTATGAGAATAATTCTTGTGTTCTTCCGTAAAGAAATTTCTATAATTTCCACTTGTCGCAAGAGACTGTGAACCAAGGTCTAAGACTTTCTGATAAGAGCTCCCAGGACTTTCTGTATTTGGAGACTCAATGGCTATTCGCCAAGGCTTTCCAAATTTTGATCCCTTAGTTTTCACCTCACCACCAATTTCGACCATAAAGTTATGACTTCCTAGGGAGTCGAGTAAATTTGCAACAACATCAACCCCATAGCCCTTCGCCAATGAGGAGAGATCTACATAGACCTTAGGGTGATTCTTCTTCCACTGATTTTCTTCTAAATTTAGAGAAATTTTTTCAAGGCCAACACCTTCCATAGCAGAGGTGATAGCCTCATCGCTTGGAACAACCCTCTTCCCACTTGGACCAAATCCCCAAAGATTAACGAGCGGACCAATGGTTGGATCATACGAGCCACCTGTTAACCTTCCTATCTCTAAGGCCCTATTCGTAACCTTTAAAATTTCAGAAGAAGCACTCCTCCACTCCAATTCCTTACTTAAATTAAACTCAGAAATCTCCGAAGTTTTCATATAAGTCGACATACTCTGATTGACCTTTATTAAAAGCATATCAATCTGAGTTTTAACCTCATCTTTGGAAAGTTTGATCCCGTCACTCGTGTACTTAATATGATAAGTCGTTCCCATGGTCTGCCCTTGTATTTTCAAAAACTTAGAGCTTTTTGAACAAGAGGAAACACCGAGAAGGAAAATGAATAAAATCAATAATCTATACATAATTGCTTATTATCAGATTTATGACTCTTTAGCTATGAATTTGCTTAGATTTTAAGAGAATTCTTACTTGGACATTCTAAGAATGATGCGACTTCCTTTACCAAGACTCTCGATCTCAAGAGAGCCATTCATAATTTGAAGATAGGATTTAGCAAGAACCAATCCCATTCCTGAACCAATATCTCCATCAGTTGATGGTGTTGGCCTAGACTTAAAGTTACTTTTTAAGTTATCAAGAACTTCTTCTGGAAATCCACCCGCCTTGTCTTCAATAACCACTTCAATTCTCTTATTTACTTCACGCCCATAAAGCTTGATCGTTGCCTTCTCTGCTGAGTAACGAATTGAGTTTGAGATTAGAGAACCAATGACTGTATTTAAAAACGTACTTCTAAAGGCGATGAATTCAAAATTAAGTCCCTCACTTTCGAAGTTGAGTCCTTTTTCTAAGAGCTGAGTACCATATTGAAAGGATATAAAATCCACAACGTTTTCAATAGATAACGTTTGAAGATCTTCCTTCTCTTTATACTTTGAAAAGAACTTCTTAGTACTATCAATAATTTTATAAATATGATCAATAGAAGTTTCAATATTCCTGAGACTCTTATTTAGATCTTTTTCTTTATTTGAAAGAGATTTTTGAGTTTCAAAGTAAATAACGGTTAAAGGATTAGAAAGGTCATGAATAACTGACGAGATTAAGTCATGGTTTGAATCCATCATCTTCTTTAATAAATCAACTTCTGCTACAGAACCTCGCAGGTCGCATCCAAATTCACGAAAGTATAATCTTGAAAAGATTGAACCAATTGCATTTAGAGCCGAGAATAATTCACTCTTCTCCGAAAGAATTTCTTCATCGTGAGCAAAGTAGAGAATTCCTGCAATACTATTACAGTCATAGTAAATAGGAATTCTTGAAAGAACTTTAATTCCAAACTTAGTTATAACTTCCTGATTATCTAAATTACTTGGGTCTATTAGAAAGTTCTCAGGTGTCCAAATGGTATTCTTTAACTTTCTTCTAACTGTATCACAAAGAAAGAATTGAACTTCTTCTACTTCTCTCCCCGCAGAGAACACATACTTTGATTTAATTTTTGCTGGAAGAACTTCTGGAACCTCGACAAATGACACTCCCTTAAATGGAAGAGATGCCGAAATTTTCTTTAGAAAATCATAGCAATTAATTCCTTGGTCTAGTTCAGAGAAAATAGTTTCAAGTGAAATACTTTTATTCATTTATTTAGTTTAGTTTCAGAATACATTTTTTAAAAGGGGTTTTCATTTCCTAAGTTTTTTAAAAGCTGATTGTTTTACTACACCTAATACTGAATACTGCGAGCAATATCTTTTAATGGCATATAGTTAATCCCCTTTACGAGGGCACTTCTCTCTGCTTCATGCAAATTCTGCAGGAAGTCTTTATTCATTCTTATAAGCTTCTCTTCTTTAAAGTTATAATTCGTATTATAAAGGCACGTTACATTCGTAGGCTTAAAGAAAAGAAGTTGAGACATACGGTACTTTGTTTGATCAACTGCTGAAACTAATTTCTTTCTACTAAAGTAACTCATTCCTTTTGTAGGAGCAGTGTGACGAATACGAAGAGGTACTTTTTGAATATTCATTGCACCATAATTATAATGATCCAGAGAGTGAGCAATAGTTACGTCCCAAATAAAGTAGGAAACAGTATCAACGAGATTTCCTTCTTCAAAAATCTCTTTACCATCAGGAAAGTTAGGAACTAAGGGA
This window harbors:
- the odhB gene encoding 2-oxoglutarate dehydrogenase complex dihydrolipoyllysine-residue succinyltransferase, yielding MSIEIKIPSIGESITEVTLAAWVKESGDYVEEGEILCEIESDKATVELPAESSGILTIADSAEEGAELEIGAVIATLDTSASAPAGGAPKAEAKPDEEKVAAEVSAPATSGGDKNYPSPAAKKILDEKGVAANSVSGSGKDGRITKADAMGASASQAKASAPAASAPEQVVLSGGVSREKRVEKMTRLRKTIAKRLTEAKNETAMLTTFNEVDMFNVMALRSKYKDAFKDKHDIGLGFMSFFTKACTMALKEVPGVNAQIDGENLVYHDYADVGIAVSTPKGLVVPVVRNAESMSLAQIEKEIRRLALKGRDGKLGIDEMQGGTFTITNGGVFGSMLSTPIINIPQSAILGMHNIVERPVAVNGQVVIHPVMYLALSYDHRVVDGKESVTFLKTVKELIEDPSRMLLDI
- a CDS encoding 2-oxoglutarate dehydrogenase E1 component → MKNPIDFSHLSSSDISFIDSLYDDYKLDSNSVDISWKKFFEGFEFAAGSNAGGGGDFDEARLRKEFNVFRLIQSYRTRGHLLSDTNPIRKRRDRNAQIGLSEYDLNAGDLETVFICGDFVGLGPCKLKDIINKMEKLYCGKMGIEYMHSNDTEVRRWVRNKFEVGSLEVNYEIEKKKRILQKLNEANVFENFLQTKYTGQKRFSLEGGESTIPGLDAIINRASDLGANEVVFGMAHRGRLNVLANIIGKTYEYIFSEFEGSSLEQQEGIGSGDVKYHMGFTSVKEAQNGKDVTLKILPNPSHLETVSPVVNGYCRAQIDIAYQDESKIIPVVIHGDAAVAGQGIVYEALQMSELPGYRSGGTIHFVINNQIGFTTDFTDARSSHYSTSVAKTLDIPIIHVNGDYPEHVVYACELAVEFRQKFNKDIFIDMVCYRKHGHNEGDEPKYTQPHLYGLISKVKNPRELYLERLIETGSLNKELAKEMQDKFKSTLADRLNNVKQNTLPKKSSGPHKEWKNLRWAKTEDFDKSPETKVPVQRLEKVLKAVASTPDGFQTLKKAQKILDSRRIMFAENKIDWALAELLAYGTLLSEDANIRFTGQDVIRGTFSHRHAKVFDVKTNKAHCGLADIEEGQGKIHIYNSLLSEYAVLAYEYGYSQATPRALNIWEAQFGDFSNGAQIVMDQFISAGESKWQRMSNIVLLLPHGYEGSGPEHSSCRPERYLQMCAENNMVVCNFTTPANMFHALRRQLKWEFRKPLIVFTPKSLLRHPQCVSTVEDFSKGGLQEIIDDSYVKAKDVKKVLLCSGKVYYDLLNKQQDDKRKDVAIVRVEQLYPLPDKQLSKVLAKYKGAKQVWVQEEPMNMGAWTFLLRWRDLFSDITCISRKSAASPATGYAAVHNQEQQEILDKAFAK
- the nqrM gene encoding (Na+)-NQR maturation NqrM, whose protein sequence is MKMFLVSLVVMLAAIAGMAVGVIFSNRKLKGSCGGLGNVMGEDCMFCEKKEECDKAPEQKDDCLKLEVKDSSVTLTLVQ
- a CDS encoding FAD:protein FMN transferase: MYRLLILFIFLLGVSSCSKSSKFLKIQGQTMGTTYHIKYTSDGIKLSKDEVKTQIDMLLIKVNQSMSTYMKTSEISEFNLSKELEWRSASSEILKVTNRALEIGRLTGGSYDPTIGPLVNLWGFGPSGKRVVPSDEAITSAMEGVGLEKISLNLEENQWKKNHPKVYVDLSSLAKGYGVDVVANLLDSLGSHNFMVEIGGEVKTKGSKFGKPWRIAIESPNTESPGSSYQKVLDLGSQSLATSGNYRNFFTEEHKNYSHTINFKTGRPVAHTLASVSVATKESCMDADAWATALMSLGFEKGIKLAEELKIAAYFVYKLDSQKNFVAKGTTEFNKLFK
- a CDS encoding HAMP domain-containing sensor histidine kinase; the protein is MNKSISLETIFSELDQGINCYDFLKKISASLPFKGVSFVEVPEVLPAKIKSKYVFSAGREVEEVQFFLCDTVRRKLKNTIWTPENFLIDPSNLDNQEVITKFGIKVLSRIPIYYDCNSIAGILYFAHDEEILSEKSELFSALNAIGSIFSRLYFREFGCDLRGSVAEVDLLKKMMDSNHDLISSVIHDLSNPLTVIYFETQKSLSNKEKDLNKSLRNIETSIDHIYKIIDSTKKFFSKYKEKEDLQTLSIENVVDFISFQYGTQLLEKGLNFESEGLNFEFIAFRSTFLNTVIGSLISNSIRYSAEKATIKLYGREVNKRIEVVIEDKAGGFPEEVLDNLKSNFKSRPTPSTDGDIGSGMGLVLAKSYLQIMNGSLEIESLGKGSRIILRMSK